One Pyrococcus furiosus DSM 3638 genomic region harbors:
- a CDS encoding beta-ribofuranosylaminobenzene 5'-phosphate synthase family protein, translating into MLVITPRRLHLGIIDPTGSLGRRFGSLGVALEGGYEIRITPADSLKIEAEKEDKETIKETIEKLNFEYDTGFGFYIEVRKSIPRHIGLGSTTQLTLGIAMGILKLLHKDVPVEEVAKILGRGKNSGVGIYAFKYGGFVVDGGVKDSVPPLLVRKDFPEDWAFLLVIPQVKRGFDEKEEQKIMEKPFGSASIAKEISYRILLGLLPALAEKNIEEFGRYLSTIQTLVGSSFSDFQGGEFREDIRLIVEFLNEITYGAGQSSWGPTVYGLIKRAEYQRVASRVAEFLDEQGIKAKIELGIPRNRGAEVKGESLFLERLIKSVSQ; encoded by the coding sequence ATGTTAGTAATAACTCCAAGAAGGCTCCATCTGGGAATAATAGATCCAACAGGAAGTTTAGGGAGGAGATTTGGGAGCTTAGGGGTTGCCTTAGAGGGTGGATATGAAATTAGGATAACTCCTGCGGATAGCTTAAAGATTGAAGCAGAAAAAGAAGACAAGGAAACCATTAAGGAGACTATAGAAAAGTTAAACTTTGAATATGACACAGGTTTTGGCTTTTACATTGAGGTCAGAAAATCGATTCCCAGGCACATTGGTTTAGGCTCCACCACTCAACTAACTCTAGGGATTGCGATGGGAATCTTAAAGCTACTTCACAAAGATGTTCCGGTTGAAGAGGTAGCTAAAATCTTAGGTAGAGGAAAAAATAGCGGGGTTGGAATTTATGCCTTTAAGTATGGAGGATTTGTAGTTGATGGAGGCGTTAAAGACTCCGTTCCTCCCCTACTCGTAAGGAAAGACTTTCCAGAGGATTGGGCGTTCCTACTAGTTATTCCACAGGTTAAGAGGGGATTTGACGAAAAAGAAGAACAGAAAATAATGGAAAAACCTTTTGGTAGTGCTTCTATTGCAAAAGAGATTTCCTACAGAATACTCCTTGGCCTGCTTCCAGCTCTGGCTGAGAAAAACATTGAGGAATTTGGAAGGTATCTTTCTACAATTCAAACTCTTGTAGGCTCGTCCTTCTCCGACTTTCAGGGGGGAGAGTTTAGGGAGGATATAAGGCTGATAGTTGAATTTTTGAATGAGATAACTTATGGGGCTGGCCAGAGTAGTTGGGGGCCAACGGTTTATGGGCTAATAAAAAGGGCAGAGTATCAAAGGGTTGCCTCCAGAGTTGCCGAATTCTTGGATGAACAAGGAATTAAGGCAAAGATAGAACTGGGAATTCCCAGGAACAGAGGAGCTGAGGTTAAGGGAGAAAGCCTATTCCTAGAGAGGCTAATAAAGTCAGTGAGCCAGTAG
- a CDS encoding N-glycosylase/DNA lyase, translated as MRELVEIIKGIGIEGAKEVEEKVDRQFYALQYLFRHQDPEMFIKLVIANSLVSYQLTGRGEDWWWEFARYFSGREVDSIWKAYGEFLPKSKNNRRLIEAKLNRIRKVEGFLSTLTLKDLEGYYKNMKMLWKALIKIMGSREDSKTIVFTVKMFGYASRIAFSRFIPYPMEIPIPEDLRIKSVTSKLTQEKPTKFWMKIGQESGVPPLHIDSLIWPLLGNADLTPLDIELRNKLMKLTELLGL; from the coding sequence ATGAGAGAGTTAGTTGAAATTATAAAGGGCATAGGAATTGAGGGGGCCAAAGAAGTTGAAGAAAAGGTTGACAGGCAGTTTTACGCTCTCCAATACCTTTTTCGCCATCAAGATCCAGAGATGTTCATAAAGCTGGTTATTGCAAATTCTCTAGTTAGCTATCAGTTAACTGGGAGAGGAGAGGACTGGTGGTGGGAGTTTGCTAGGTACTTTTCAGGAAGAGAGGTTGATTCTATTTGGAAAGCTTATGGTGAGTTTTTACCCAAATCAAAGAACAACAGAAGACTTATAGAGGCAAAGTTAAACAGGATTAGGAAGGTTGAGGGCTTTTTATCTACCTTAACTCTCAAAGATCTGGAGGGATATTACAAGAATATGAAAATGCTTTGGAAGGCATTGATAAAGATTATGGGAAGCAGAGAAGACAGCAAGACTATAGTTTTTACAGTTAAGATGTTTGGCTATGCCTCCAGAATAGCGTTCTCAAGGTTCATTCCCTACCCAATGGAGATTCCGATTCCTGAAGATTTGAGAATAAAGTCTGTAACATCCAAATTAACTCAAGAGAAGCCGACAAAGTTCTGGATGAAGATAGGTCAGGAGAGTGGTGTTCCGCCTCTCCACATTGATTCCCTCATCTGGCCCCTCCTGGGAAATGCAGACTTGACTCCTTTAGATATAGAGTTAAGAAACAAACTCATGAAGCTTACGGAATTATTGGGATTATAG
- a CDS encoding ABC transporter ATP-binding protein, with amino-acid sequence MIEVEGLKKRFGLNEVLHGITFTVNNGEIYGLLGPNGSGKSTTMKILSGIIPPTEGKVVVEGINVAKNPIDVKKIVGYVPETPTLYESLTPVEFFSFVGSIRRIPKNVLQERIEKLVNAFGIKEYMNQLIGTLSFGTKQKISLISSLLHDPKVLILDEAMNGLDPKSARIFRELLLEFKKEGKVIVFSTHVLALAELICDRVGVIYNGNIIAEGSIDELKKMAKEETLEDVFLKLTQAREEVAHIVSALKEAL; translated from the coding sequence GTGATAGAAGTTGAGGGGCTAAAGAAGAGGTTTGGTTTAAACGAAGTCCTTCACGGAATAACGTTCACTGTAAACAATGGGGAAATTTATGGGCTGCTTGGTCCCAACGGAAGTGGGAAGTCAACGACTATGAAGATTCTTTCTGGAATTATACCTCCCACGGAGGGAAAAGTTGTAGTTGAGGGAATTAATGTTGCTAAGAACCCTATAGACGTCAAGAAGATTGTTGGCTATGTTCCCGAAACACCGACCCTGTATGAGAGTCTAACTCCTGTAGAATTCTTTAGCTTTGTCGGAAGCATTAGAAGAATACCTAAGAACGTACTTCAAGAAAGGATTGAAAAACTAGTCAACGCCTTTGGGATAAAAGAGTATATGAACCAGCTTATTGGGACTTTGAGTTTTGGAACTAAGCAGAAGATTTCCCTAATTTCTTCCCTTTTGCATGATCCCAAGGTTTTGATTCTTGACGAAGCTATGAACGGTTTAGACCCTAAGAGTGCCAGAATTTTCAGGGAACTTCTCTTAGAGTTCAAAAAAGAGGGAAAGGTTATAGTGTTCTCAACTCACGTGCTGGCTCTTGCTGAGCTGATATGTGATAGGGTAGGTGTAATATATAATGGCAATATAATTGCTGAGGGGAGCATTGATGAGTTAAAAAAGATGGCCAAAGAGGAGACATTGGAGGATGTTTTCCTCAAGCTCACACAGGCGAGGGAGGAAGTGGCTCACATAGTTTCAGCCCTAAAGGAGGCTCTATGA
- the pbp11 gene encoding tRNA-binding protein Pbp11, whose translation MGLFDFLKRKEVKEEEKIEILSKKPAGKVVVEEVVNIMGKDVIIGTVESGMIGVGFKVKGPSGIGGIVRIERNREKVEFAIAGDRIGISIEGKIGKVKKGDVLEIYQT comes from the coding sequence ATGGGTTTGTTTGACTTTCTAAAGAGAAAAGAGGTTAAGGAAGAAGAAAAAATTGAGATATTATCAAAGAAGCCCGCAGGAAAGGTGGTGGTTGAGGAAGTGGTCAACATTATGGGGAAGGACGTTATTATTGGAACTGTTGAAAGTGGAATGATAGGGGTTGGCTTTAAGGTTAAGGGCCCCTCTGGAATTGGAGGAATAGTTAGAATTGAGAGGAACAGAGAGAAAGTTGAGTTTGCAATAGCGGGGGATAGAATTGGGATAAGCATAGAGGGGAAAATTGGAAAGGTCAAGAAGGGGGATGTACTTGAGATATACCAAACTTAG
- a CDS encoding TatD family hydrolase has translation MIILDNHFHVDPNHGLFLEAVKQFQRAGGTHLIVVYKTAHDYGFPGLKAEDFMKAMDFHIELVEKINRETQVKAYAVVGVHPAEFDYLARNKGLEFARNEVMKALEYAQKLCLEGKAVGIGEVGRPHYEVPQQIWEVSIEIMKYAMELAKDADCAVQLHTESFNEEKFRELGEYIREVGIKPYKVVKHFSPPLVNVAKEVGVFPSIIASKKNIEEAIKQGNRFLMETDYIDDKRRPGAVLGPKTVPKRTKEFLQRGIFTEEDVYKIHVENPKKVYGIEI, from the coding sequence ATGATAATCCTAGACAATCACTTCCACGTTGACCCAAATCATGGACTATTTTTGGAGGCAGTTAAGCAGTTTCAAAGGGCTGGAGGAACTCACCTGATTGTGGTGTATAAGACTGCCCACGATTACGGCTTTCCTGGGCTTAAAGCGGAAGACTTCATGAAGGCCATGGACTTCCACATAGAGCTAGTGGAGAAGATAAACAGGGAGACCCAGGTGAAGGCTTATGCTGTGGTGGGGGTTCATCCTGCTGAGTTCGACTACTTGGCGAGGAATAAAGGGCTTGAATTTGCAAGAAATGAGGTAATGAAAGCACTTGAATATGCCCAGAAGTTGTGCTTAGAGGGGAAAGCAGTGGGAATAGGTGAGGTTGGAAGGCCTCACTATGAAGTTCCTCAACAGATATGGGAGGTAAGCATAGAGATTATGAAATATGCCATGGAGTTAGCCAAAGATGCAGATTGTGCAGTTCAGCTTCATACGGAGAGCTTTAACGAGGAGAAGTTTAGAGAACTTGGAGAATATATTAGAGAAGTCGGAATAAAGCCTTACAAAGTAGTTAAACACTTCTCCCCGCCCCTTGTGAATGTTGCTAAAGAAGTTGGGGTTTTCCCAAGTATAATAGCTAGTAAGAAGAACATAGAGGAGGCAATAAAGCAGGGAAATAGGTTCCTCATGGAGACTGACTACATAGATGATAAAAGAAGGCCTGGGGCTGTCTTGGGGCCAAAAACTGTCCCTAAGAGAACAAAGGAGTTCCTCCAAAGGGGGATATTTACTGAGGAAGATGTTTACAAGATTCATGTTGAGAACCCAAAAAAGGTGTATGGTATAGAGATTTAG
- a CDS encoding ABC transporter ATP-binding protein, giving the protein MIRVRNLSFSYNGRAILRDIAFEVKEGEFLAILGPNGAGKSTLLRCLAKILKCEGEIEICGRNLHEYSRRELSKTIAYVPQRVEPNFLRVFDMVLLGRKPYMGIIPSEEDIKAVERALKTLKIEHLAGRLTKTLSGGELQKVAIARALAQESSIILLDEPTNNLDPRSQVDLMNLLRKLSQAGKTIVTVMHDINLALRFAEKLMFMKNGEVVGIVETKKISPEIIEETFNVKAEIFETPSGVKFCQFY; this is encoded by the coding sequence ATGATAAGGGTGAGAAACCTGTCATTTTCCTACAATGGGAGGGCGATATTAAGAGACATAGCATTTGAGGTTAAAGAAGGAGAGTTTCTCGCAATACTTGGCCCAAACGGAGCCGGAAAATCGACTTTGCTAAGGTGCTTGGCAAAGATACTAAAGTGTGAGGGTGAGATAGAAATATGTGGAAGAAACCTTCACGAATACTCAAGGAGAGAGTTGTCAAAGACAATAGCTTATGTCCCTCAAAGGGTTGAGCCCAACTTTCTGAGAGTATTTGATATGGTTCTCCTGGGTAGAAAGCCTTACATGGGAATTATACCAAGTGAAGAAGACATAAAAGCTGTTGAAAGGGCTCTCAAAACTCTTAAAATTGAACACTTAGCGGGAAGGTTAACAAAAACATTGAGTGGGGGAGAGCTCCAAAAGGTTGCCATAGCTAGAGCTCTAGCCCAAGAATCGTCAATAATATTGCTAGATGAGCCAACAAACAATCTAGATCCAAGGAGTCAAGTTGACCTAATGAACTTGCTGAGGAAGTTGTCCCAGGCGGGGAAAACAATAGTGACAGTTATGCATGACATTAATCTAGCCTTGAGATTTGCAGAAAAGCTTATGTTTATGAAAAATGGGGAAGTTGTTGGAATAGTTGAAACTAAAAAGATAAGTCCAGAAATAATTGAGGAAACGTTCAACGTAAAGGCTGAGATCTTTGAAACCCCTTCAGGTGTCAAGTTCTGCCAATTTTACTAA
- a CDS encoding FecCD family ABC transporter permease: MYEEYTRKRILSIFLLTLLVFLLMIVSLMVGSYSLSPGEVVLALIGKGREEAIFTIWNIRLPRIVAAVFVGASLAVSGAVLQGILRNPLASPFTMGVSHGAMFGASLAIALGAGYSESTGRVAIINPYAVVIAAFLGAIVSTLVIVLLAKIRGLSPQAMVLAGIAMSSLFTALTTLIQYFANEIQLAAMVYWSFGDLGRPYWKENIILIATFFPIFMYFLLKRWDLNASSVGDEIAMSVGVEIEKVRLLSAFLSALLTAVTVAFVGIIGFVGLITPHIVRLIFGGDYRYLIPLSTLLGSIVLLSADTLARIIISPSILPVGVVTSFLGAPLFLYLLLKMEGGR, translated from the coding sequence ATGTACGAAGAGTACACGAGAAAAAGAATACTTTCAATTTTTCTCCTTACTCTCTTAGTGTTTCTTCTTATGATTGTCTCCCTAATGGTTGGCTCTTACTCCCTCTCCCCTGGAGAAGTTGTGTTAGCTTTAATAGGCAAAGGGCGTGAAGAGGCGATCTTCACTATATGGAACATAAGATTACCAAGAATCGTTGCAGCTGTCTTTGTGGGAGCATCTTTAGCCGTTAGCGGGGCGGTTTTGCAAGGGATATTAAGAAATCCCTTAGCTTCGCCTTTCACAATGGGAGTCTCTCACGGAGCAATGTTTGGGGCTTCTTTGGCAATAGCTCTAGGAGCGGGTTACTCAGAAAGCACGGGAAGAGTGGCTATAATCAACCCCTATGCAGTCGTCATTGCAGCATTTCTAGGAGCTATCGTATCAACTCTTGTGATAGTTCTCCTGGCAAAAATTAGAGGACTTAGCCCACAGGCAATGGTCTTGGCTGGAATAGCAATGAGCTCCCTCTTTACAGCTTTAACAACTCTTATACAATACTTTGCTAACGAAATACAGCTTGCAGCTATGGTTTACTGGAGCTTTGGAGATTTAGGAAGGCCATACTGGAAAGAAAATATTATCTTAATTGCCACTTTTTTCCCGATATTTATGTACTTCCTTCTCAAGAGATGGGACTTAAATGCCTCTTCTGTAGGGGATGAAATTGCAATGTCCGTGGGAGTTGAGATCGAAAAAGTGCGTCTCCTCTCAGCGTTTCTCTCCGCCCTACTGACAGCCGTGACAGTTGCCTTTGTGGGAATAATAGGATTCGTTGGTCTAATTACTCCCCATATCGTGAGGTTAATTTTTGGAGGAGATTATAGATATCTAATCCCACTTTCAACTCTCCTGGGAAGTATAGTCCTACTTTCGGCAGACACCCTAGCGAGAATCATAATTTCCCCCTCCATACTGCCCGTTGGAGTTGTTACTTCCTTTTTGGGAGCTCCACTCTTCTTGTATCTGCTCCTCAAGATGGAGGGAGGAAGATGA
- a CDS encoding iron ABC transporter substrate-binding protein: MKKSLIALLIIFITLGCINSPSTTQESKVKVVDALGREVFVPSEVNKIVAAGPGCLRLIVYLNATEMVIGIEDFEKKHSYGRPYIIAHPELKDLPSIGPGGPGKLPNLEELVKLKPDVIFITYVDAKTADDIQTKTGIPVVVLSYGDLKNFTDEKLFYSLELAGKIVGKEERARKVIEFIKRLEEDLRERTKDVTPKRVYVGGIGYRGAHGIESTDATYPAFNVLNVINVASSLGEGHKFIDKEKLLEWQPEYIFIDEGGLSLVLEDYNKNPEFYESLEAVKSGNVYGVLPFNFYSTNIGTAIADAYFIGKVLYPEKFEDVDPVKKANEIYEFLVGKPVYEELAKQFGGFGKLNLENGTVQ, encoded by the coding sequence ATGAAAAAATCTCTAATTGCCCTTCTAATAATCTTTATAACGCTGGGCTGTATTAACTCACCATCAACTACTCAAGAAAGCAAAGTAAAGGTTGTTGATGCCCTAGGAAGAGAAGTATTTGTACCTTCCGAAGTCAATAAGATAGTTGCGGCCGGCCCAGGATGCCTAAGATTGATAGTCTACCTGAACGCTACCGAAATGGTCATTGGGATTGAAGACTTCGAGAAGAAGCACTCCTACGGAAGGCCCTATATAATAGCCCATCCAGAACTGAAAGATTTGCCCTCAATAGGCCCAGGTGGCCCTGGAAAGCTTCCAAACCTAGAGGAATTAGTAAAGCTGAAGCCAGATGTGATATTCATAACCTACGTTGATGCAAAGACTGCAGATGATATCCAGACAAAGACTGGAATACCGGTGGTTGTGCTTAGCTATGGAGATCTAAAGAATTTTACTGATGAAAAACTGTTCTACTCCCTTGAATTGGCAGGAAAGATTGTAGGGAAAGAAGAGAGGGCAAGAAAAGTTATTGAATTTATCAAAAGACTCGAAGAGGACTTAAGGGAAAGAACAAAAGATGTAACTCCCAAGAGAGTTTACGTTGGTGGGATTGGATACAGGGGCGCCCACGGAATAGAAAGCACGGATGCAACTTATCCAGCCTTTAACGTTCTTAACGTCATAAATGTTGCCTCTTCCCTAGGAGAGGGCCACAAGTTCATTGACAAGGAAAAGTTATTGGAATGGCAACCAGAGTATATATTTATTGATGAAGGTGGTCTAAGCCTCGTGCTCGAAGACTACAATAAGAACCCAGAATTCTATGAATCCCTTGAAGCCGTTAAAAGCGGAAACGTTTATGGAGTTCTACCTTTCAACTTCTACTCAACTAACATCGGAACTGCAATTGCAGATGCATACTTCATTGGAAAAGTCCTCTATCCAGAGAAGTTTGAAGACGTGGATCCAGTTAAAAAGGCAAATGAAATTTACGAATTCTTGGTAGGAAAACCAGTCTACGAAGAATTGGCCAAACAATTTGGAGGATTTGGTAAATTGAACCTAGAAAATGGGACAGTTCAATAA
- a CDS encoding cytochrome c biogenesis CcdA family protein has protein sequence MKKEAKYLLLIVLISFGLSSLILSILGLVSFIPQFFTLAIVDSINPCTFVVYTIFLIALSVKNISKRAVYVIGLSFIFAVYIAYYTLGVGLMVITGKIPVAWAGYLAIAFGVYEIVTGILEKSRTVGKGKLRKLAFSTEATVIGGIILGLTVSTTLLPCSMGPYIVYATIISKMKALAYVLLGLYNLVFVFPLFVILFAMGSLKESKEFSQAMVRHSRELSIVAGILLIGIGLWVLV, from the coding sequence ATGAAGAAAGAAGCGAAGTATCTCCTCCTAATTGTCCTCATATCCTTTGGATTGAGCTCTCTAATCCTTAGCATCCTGGGATTAGTTAGCTTTATACCTCAGTTCTTCACCTTGGCGATTGTAGATTCGATAAACCCATGCACATTCGTTGTTTACACGATTTTCTTGATAGCCCTCTCCGTTAAGAACATATCAAAGAGGGCAGTATATGTTATTGGGTTATCCTTTATCTTTGCTGTTTACATCGCCTATTACACTCTTGGGGTTGGATTAATGGTGATAACTGGAAAAATCCCAGTGGCCTGGGCGGGATACCTTGCTATAGCCTTTGGAGTGTATGAGATAGTAACTGGAATCTTAGAAAAGTCTAGGACAGTTGGAAAGGGAAAACTTAGAAAGTTGGCATTTTCCACCGAAGCTACAGTAATTGGAGGGATAATTCTTGGACTTACAGTTTCCACAACCCTTCTCCCGTGCTCAATGGGACCCTACATTGTTTACGCAACTATAATATCGAAGATGAAAGCGTTGGCATACGTTTTACTAGGCTTGTATAATCTAGTCTTTGTGTTTCCCCTCTTCGTGATCCTATTTGCAATGGGGAGCTTAAAGGAGAGCAAGGAGTTCTCTCAGGCCATGGTAAGGCACTCAAGGGAGCTTTCGATAGTTGCGGGAATATTGCTTATAGGAATTGGACTTTGGGTATTGGTTTAG
- a CDS encoding methyltransferase RsmF C-terminal domain-like protein — protein MDVRKALIEQYGYAPEDIVFEVRGKRIYAYKSCGLKEKGHEGVYFGKIESDGIRLTIEGAFIIGPKATKNVIEVDDERARRWMKGEDIEVPEEGNRWVILKWRNFWLGGGKLINGVVKNYVPKERRLNI, from the coding sequence GTGGACGTGAGAAAAGCTTTGATAGAGCAGTACGGCTACGCTCCAGAAGATATAGTCTTTGAAGTTAGGGGGAAGAGGATATACGCATACAAAAGTTGTGGACTTAAAGAGAAGGGTCATGAAGGAGTATATTTTGGAAAGATAGAGAGCGATGGAATCCGGCTCACCATTGAGGGAGCATTCATAATCGGGCCAAAAGCAACGAAGAACGTTATTGAAGTTGACGATGAAAGGGCGAGAAGGTGGATGAAGGGGGAGGATATAGAAGTTCCTGAGGAGGGAAATAGATGGGTGATACTTAAGTGGAGGAACTTCTGGCTTGGTGGAGGGAAACTGATAAATGGTGTAGTTAAGAATTATGTTCCAAAGGAGAGGAGGCTCAACATCTAG
- the truA gene encoding tRNA pseudouridine(38-40) synthase TruA codes for MRVALKIAYDGTKFHGFQRQPNVRTIEGEILRALKDAGIEFENFKSASRTDRGVSARGNVIALSTEDDRIKNPMVLNSRMSDVWIWGIAEVPEDFHPRFWANTKVYRYYLPSLGMNIKKMKECSLLFLGTHDFSAFSRVDGRDTIRSIDRIEIWEKCNVVVVEIEGKSFLWEMVRRIVSALVLCSQGVLAEERIVEMLNGKFEKSRKVPPAPPEGLLLWDIKYENVEFQIDNASLKKFQREIVERFKLHASLSALYEDLILNEQKI; via the coding sequence ATGAGGGTTGCCCTTAAAATAGCCTACGATGGAACTAAGTTTCATGGCTTTCAGAGGCAGCCAAATGTAAGGACCATAGAGGGGGAAATTTTAAGGGCTTTGAAGGATGCTGGCATTGAATTTGAAAATTTCAAAAGTGCATCAAGGACTGACAGGGGAGTTAGTGCAAGAGGAAACGTTATTGCCTTATCAACGGAAGATGACAGGATAAAGAATCCTATGGTTTTAAATTCTAGAATGTCTGATGTGTGGATCTGGGGAATAGCTGAGGTTCCTGAGGACTTCCATCCCAGATTTTGGGCCAATACCAAAGTTTATAGATACTATCTCCCCTCCCTGGGCATGAATATTAAGAAGATGAAAGAATGCTCCCTTCTCTTCCTGGGAACTCATGACTTCTCCGCATTCTCAAGGGTGGATGGGAGAGACACAATTAGGAGCATAGATAGGATTGAAATCTGGGAGAAATGCAATGTTGTTGTAGTGGAGATTGAGGGTAAGAGCTTTCTGTGGGAGATGGTTAGGAGAATAGTTTCAGCCCTAGTTCTTTGTTCCCAGGGGGTATTGGCAGAAGAAAGAATTGTAGAAATGCTCAATGGAAAGTTTGAAAAAAGCAGAAAGGTTCCGCCTGCACCTCCCGAAGGGTTATTGCTTTGGGATATTAAGTATGAGAATGTCGAGTTCCAAATTGACAATGCGTCACTGAAAAAGTTCCAGAGAGAAATTGTAGAGAGATTTAAGCTACACGCTTCTCTTTCCGCACTTTATGAAGATTTAATATTAAATGAACAAAAAATATAA
- a CDS encoding ABC transporter ATP-binding protein, which translates to MLEVENISAGYGKNNVINDISFTVKKGELYVLLGPNGSGKTTTFRAVSGVIPLSKGRVIIEGIDLNREPELAKRKLGYLPEGERVYPNISVYKNLLFFAKIYDVDRGKIDVVLKEFGLEKYKNSPAGYLSRGMRKKLALARALLHDPEVIIFDEPFSNLDMSTVLRLRDEIKKMIENDKIILFSTHILSELQYFEDVNCKVAFINEGRIILERELEELAGSVNNILVVFRVTDKTRAMEVLTNLGYDVSIEQSGVVVRVSNYHKEVPAILKILLTHDITVYEARQRSHP; encoded by the coding sequence ATGCTTGAAGTTGAAAATATCTCTGCAGGATATGGGAAGAACAATGTAATAAATGACATAAGCTTTACTGTAAAAAAAGGAGAACTCTATGTGCTACTTGGACCTAATGGTTCAGGAAAAACCACCACTTTTAGAGCTGTCTCAGGTGTCATCCCACTTTCCAAAGGGAGAGTCATTATAGAGGGCATTGACCTGAACAGGGAGCCAGAACTGGCAAAAAGAAAGCTGGGTTATTTGCCAGAGGGTGAGAGGGTATATCCCAATATTAGTGTGTATAAAAACCTCTTATTCTTTGCGAAGATCTACGATGTGGACAGGGGGAAGATTGATGTGGTCTTAAAAGAATTTGGACTTGAAAAATACAAAAATAGTCCAGCGGGTTATCTAAGTAGAGGAATGAGAAAAAAACTTGCGCTTGCCAGGGCACTTCTCCATGACCCAGAAGTTATCATTTTTGATGAGCCCTTCAGCAACTTGGACATGTCCACAGTCTTGAGATTGAGGGACGAAATAAAGAAAATGATTGAGAACGATAAAATTATCCTTTTTTCTACCCATATCTTAAGTGAACTTCAGTATTTCGAGGACGTAAACTGTAAGGTTGCGTTTATCAACGAAGGAAGGATTATATTGGAAAGAGAACTTGAAGAACTCGCTGGAAGCGTCAATAACATCCTAGTGGTGTTTAGAGTAACTGACAAGACGAGAGCAATGGAAGTGCTCACCAATCTGGGGTATGATGTCAGCATTGAACAGTCTGGGGTAGTAGTTAGAGTTTCCAACTACCACAAAGAGGTTCCTGCAATCCTAAAGATTCTACTTACGCATGATATTACCGTGTACGAGGCAAGGCAAAGGAGTCACCCGTAG
- a CDS encoding ABC transporter permease: MTKIKTVILKEFWTYFGSRETLYSIILPAVSMVFVLSFVIVTSSQYITPQSRALAYKQITSNPQLFGITESLLQVLGDDAITIATLIVQIPMVIQIFSFISTYNAIVASFAFERINKTMEVLFASPLSESEIILGKIIASIIAGTLTMLSGILINVASIQYVFIQHVGRLWTPTLGYMFLTVAMSISMLLFAIPIGLTLSVRAKDATQIKLGGLVGIMPLLLFLLASKVPPQKFFSIVQIIGLTSLVVSIILVCLSRRLINRYSFIIN; this comes from the coding sequence ATGACAAAGATTAAAACAGTAATATTAAAAGAGTTCTGGACGTATTTTGGAAGCAGAGAGACCCTCTACTCCATTATTCTTCCCGCGGTTTCAATGGTATTTGTGCTGAGCTTTGTAATTGTTACTAGCTCACAGTACATCACGCCTCAATCAAGGGCCCTTGCATACAAACAGATAACTTCCAATCCCCAGCTGTTTGGAATAACAGAAAGCCTGCTTCAAGTTCTGGGGGACGACGCTATAACAATTGCCACCCTCATAGTCCAAATACCAATGGTTATCCAGATATTTTCGTTTATTTCAACATATAACGCTATAGTAGCATCCTTTGCTTTCGAAAGGATAAATAAGACAATGGAAGTGCTTTTTGCTTCTCCCTTAAGTGAGAGTGAGATAATCCTAGGAAAGATCATTGCAAGTATCATCGCTGGAACCCTCACAATGCTATCAGGGATTTTAATTAATGTCGCCTCAATCCAGTATGTTTTCATACAGCATGTGGGAAGACTATGGACGCCTACACTGGGCTATATGTTTTTGACGGTCGCTATGTCAATATCAATGCTTCTTTTTGCTATACCTATTGGCCTCACCCTTAGTGTAAGGGCTAAAGACGCAACTCAGATTAAGCTGGGAGGATTAGTCGGTATTATGCCATTATTGCTCTTTTTATTGGCAAGTAAGGTTCCACCGCAGAAGTTTTTTTCCATTGTGCAGATAATCGGGCTAACCAGCTTGGTAGTTTCAATAATCCTGGTGTGCCTGTCTAGAAGGCTCATAAATCGCTATTCATTCATAATAAACTAA